From Thermoanaerobaculia bacterium:
TATCCCGCCGGAGCCTCCGGATTCGGAATCGCCGCGACGATCGAGCTCCTGCGATCACGGTACGCGAAGGGGCCGCGCCGGGCCGCCCGGCGCCGGAAAGCGGCGGGCCGGTAGCCGCCGAAAGCGCGAACCGGTCGGGACCGATCCGGGATCAGGCCGCGAACAGGCGGGCGATGGCGTCCGGATCCGCCGGCGGGAGGAGCGCCAGCCGGAACGTGTCGCGGGCGTGCTCCGGGTTCGAGACGCCGACGAGCGCCGACGTCACGCCCGCCGCCGAGCGGGGGAGCTGGAGCGCCCGCTCCGCTCCCTGGGGGATCTCGGAGAAGAGCGCGTCGACCTCCGGAGGGAGGTCCGCCTCGACCAGCCGCCCTTGCAGGATCGACGCGGACGAGAAGAGGGCGAGCCCCAGGTTGGCGGCGGCAGCGGCGAGCGGCGCCTTCCGCCCGCGGGAGCGCTGCGAAGGGTAGGCGATCGCCTGGGGCATCGCGAGATTGACGGGCGCCTGGACGGCCGCGAAGTGATGAGCGTCGCCCGCGACGTCGCGCGCCGCCGCGGCGATCTCGGCGAGCGAGAGGTGCGCCGGGTGGGACGGCGGGACGCGGAGCGCGTCCCACGTGGCCACGCCCCAGGACCCGATCCTTCCTTCCTGCGCGGCCTTCTCGAGAACCTCGATCGCGCGGCGCAGCCTCCCGGCGAAGGCCTCGCGCGGGACGGCCTGGAGCTGGGTCTCCGGATTGTGGAGGTAGTAGAGGTCGATCGTCGAGAGACCGAGGTTCTTCCGGCTCCACTCGATCATCTCGCCGAGGAACTGCGGCGACATCGCGTGGCATCCGGCGGCGACGTCGGGCGCCGAGAGGATCCCGGTGTCGAAGAACGCGGCGCCGGCCTGGATCTCCGGAGGCCGCGCGTCCTCGCCGTCGTACGGGAGGAAGCCGCCCTTCGTCGCGACGAAGATCTCCTCGCGCGCCGCCGCTCCCTCTTCGATCGCCGCCGCGACGGCCCGGCCGACGGCGCGCTCGCTGCGCTGCCCGCGGTAGTTGACCGCGGTGTCGATGACGTTGACCCCGAGAGAGAGCGCGACGGCGATCGACTCTTCGAACCCGCGGTCGGTCGCGTCGTCCTCCTCGCCGAGATACGTCCCGAGCCCGATCGAAGAGAGCCGAAGGCCTCCGGCCGTCTCCCGGAAATGTCCCGCCGCGGCGGGCGAACGGCGCGCGAAAGTTTCGGTTCCCTCGCCCGTGGCGCGACCCTCGATCACCCGCGGATTCCCCTCATCGTCGGAGCGGACGGATACCGGTACTCCCGAATGACGCGGCTCCTTTCTGAATGGGATCCCGGCAACAGTATAGAACGCCCGTCCCGCGGTTCCGGCGGCGCTCCGAGCCGGCGGGCTGACCGGCGATACGCCATAATCGGCGGAATGCGCATCCTGCTCGTCACCAGCTCCGCCGGCAAGGCCCGCGAGGCGTCAGAGATCCTCGGCTCCGAGGTCGAGCGCGCCGATCTCGAGCTGCCGGAAATCCAGGCCGCGACGATCGAGGATGTCGCGCGCGAGAAGGCGCGCGAGGCGTTCCGCCGGCTCGAGCGCGCCTGCGTCGTCGAAGACTCGGCCCTCGGCTTCTCCGCCTGGGGCGGTCTCCCGGGCCCATACGTCAAGTGGTTCGAGAGGCTCGCCGGCCTCGAGGCGCTGTGCCGGTCGCTCGACGGGTTCCGCGACCGAGGGGCGGCGGCGACCTGCGTCCTCGCCTTCCGGTCCGAAACGGAGCAGCTGACGGCGATCGGAAGGATCGACGGCGCGATCGCCGAGAGGCCGCGCGGAAACGGGGGCTTCGGATGGGACGCGATTTTCGTCCCCGAAGGGGAGGTGCGGACGTTCGCCGAGATGAGCGCCGCCGAGAAGAACGCGATCTCGCACCGGCGGCGGGCGTGGGAGGAGCTCCGGCGGAAGATCCGATTGTGGCAAGAAGGAAGGTAGGTGAAATCCGAAACCCGAATCTCGAAATCCGAAATGGACCGGGGCGGCTGGAGCTGTATTCCGAACTATAGGTTCGGCCTCCTTCGAGTTTCGGGTTTCGGGTTTCGGGTTTCGGATTTCGAATTTCGGATTTCGGATTTCGAATTTCGGATTTCGAATTTCGGGTCTCACCCCCCGGTTCTGACCCACTCCCGGTACAGCGCTTCCACCTTCTTCCGCAGTTCCTCGACCGTCCCGGTATTCTCGATGACGTCGTCCGCTTTTCGGCGGGCATCCTCCTCGGGAATCTGCGCCGCGATCCGCCGTTCTGTTTCGCCGCGCGAAATTCCTCGGGCCTCGGCGCGAGCGAGGCGCGCCGATCGAGGCGCGACGAGAAGGACGACCCGGTCGAACTCCCGCCCGTAGCCCCCGTCGAGGATCTGGGAAGCTTCCGCGACCGCGATGGCCGCGCCGGAGCGCTCGGCGTCCCCGAAGCGGCGCCGGATCTCCGCGATGACGAGGGGATGGATCGCGGCCTCCAGGCGTCGCCTCGCTTCGGGATCTTCGAAGGCGAGCTTTCCGAGCTTCGCTTTCGAAACCGCTCCGCCCGCGTCGAGCATCTCCCGCCCGAAGAGCCGTTCGACGGCTTTCGCGCCTTCGCCGCCCGGAACGTAGAGGTCCGCCACGATGCGGTCCGCGTCGAAGACCTCCGCCCCGCATTCGTGCAGTATCTTCGCGGCCGCGGACTTCCCCGACGCGATCCCGCCGGTCAGCCCGATCCGGATCACCGCGCCGGGTCTCTGCCCCCCTCTCCGCCGGGAGAGGGGGGCAGGGGGGTGAGGTTTCGTGAACGCGTGAGGTCGCGCGCGCGCGCATTCGCTGCGCGCACCGTGTTCTTCAGGAGCATCGCGACCGTGAGCGGGCCCACGCCTCTCGGCACGGGCGTGACCGCGGACGCGACCGCGCGGACGGAGTCGAAGTCGACGTCGCCGGCCAGACCGGCTTCGAG
This genomic window contains:
- a CDS encoding aldo/keto reductase, translating into MIEGRATGEGTETFARRSPAAAGHFRETAGGLRLSSIGLGTYLGEEDDATDRGFEESIAVALSLGVNVIDTAVNYRGQRSERAVGRAVAAAIEEGAAAREEIFVATKGGFLPYDGEDARPPEIQAGAAFFDTGILSAPDVAAGCHAMSPQFLGEMIEWSRKNLGLSTIDLYYLHNPETQLQAVPREAFAGRLRRAIEVLEKAAQEGRIGSWGVATWDALRVPPSHPAHLSLAEIAAAARDVAGDAHHFAAVQAPVNLAMPQAIAYPSQRSRGRKAPLAAAAANLGLALFSSASILQGRLVEADLPPEVDALFSEIPQGAERALQLPRSAAGVTSALVGVSNPEHARDTFRLALLPPADPDAIARLFAA
- the coaE gene encoding dephospho-CoA kinase (Dephospho-CoA kinase (CoaE) performs the final step in coenzyme A biosynthesis.) produces the protein MIRIGLTGGIASGKSAAAKILHECGAEVFDADRIVADLYVPGGEGAKAVERLFGREMLDAGGAVSKAKLGKLAFEDPEARRRLEAAIHPLVIAEIRRRFGDAERSGAAIAVAEASQILDGGYGREFDRVVLLVAPRSARLARAEARGISRGETERRIAAQIPEEDARRKADDVIENTGTVEELRKKVEALYREWVRTGG
- the rdgB gene encoding RdgB/HAM1 family non-canonical purine NTP pyrophosphatase; its protein translation is MRILLVTSSAGKAREASEILGSEVERADLELPEIQAATIEDVAREKAREAFRRLERACVVEDSALGFSAWGGLPGPYVKWFERLAGLEALCRSLDGFRDRGAAATCVLAFRSETEQLTAIGRIDGAIAERPRGNGGFGWDAIFVPEGEVRTFAEMSAAEKNAISHRRRAWEELRRKIRLWQEGR